In Paractinoplanes brasiliensis, the following proteins share a genomic window:
- a CDS encoding ATP-binding cassette domain-containing protein, with protein sequence MHDADSHDMIRVTGARVNNLKDVSVEIPKRRLTVFTGVSGSGKSSLVFGTIAAESQRLINETYSAFLQNFMPSMARPDVDVLDGLTTAILVDQERMGGDVRSTVGTATDANAMLRILFSRLGKPYIGSPQAFSFNIASVSGAGAVTLQKGGREVKERRSFSLLGGMCPRCEGRGQVNDIDLSQLYDEEKSLNEGAITIPGYSMEGWYGRIFRGVGYFDPDKPIKKFTKKEMDDLLYREATKVKIEGINLTYLGLVPNIKKSYLSKDIDAVQPHIRAFIERVAVFKTCPDCDGTRLSEAARSSKIKGISIADACAMQISDLAEWVRGLDEPSVAPLLTALGETLDSFVRIGLGYLSLDRPSGTLSGGEAQRTKMIRHLGSALTDVTYVFDEPTIGLHPHDIQRMNDLLLQLRDKGNTVLVVEHKPEAIAIADHIVDLGPGAGSGGGQVVFEGSLDGLRGSDTLTGRHLEYRAKLKEKVRQPSGTLEVRGANSHNLRDVDVDIPLGVLVVVTGVAGSGKSSLIHGSVAPRDGVVAVDQAAIRGSRRSSPATYTSLLEPIRKAFAKANGVKPALFSANSEGACPNCNGAGVIYTDLGVMASMATTCEVCEGRRFDASVLEYKLGGKDISEVLAMPVVEAEEFFRTGEAKVPAAHAILVRLADVGLGYLKLGQPLTTLSGGERQRLKLATRMGEKGGVYILDEPTTGLHLADVENLLGLLDRLVESGKSVIVIEHHQAVMAHADWIIDLGPGAGHDGGTIVFEGTPADLVAARSTLTGEHLADYVAP encoded by the coding sequence ATGCACGACGCCGACAGCCACGACATGATCCGCGTGACCGGCGCACGCGTGAACAACCTCAAGGACGTCAGCGTCGAGATCCCGAAACGGCGGCTCACGGTGTTCACCGGGGTCTCCGGCTCGGGCAAGAGCTCGCTGGTCTTCGGCACCATCGCCGCCGAGTCGCAGCGGCTGATCAACGAGACGTACTCGGCTTTCCTGCAGAATTTCATGCCCTCGATGGCCCGGCCCGACGTCGACGTGCTCGACGGGCTGACCACCGCGATCCTGGTCGACCAGGAGCGGATGGGCGGCGACGTGCGGTCCACGGTCGGCACGGCCACCGACGCCAACGCCATGCTGCGCATCCTGTTCAGCCGGCTGGGCAAGCCGTACATCGGCTCGCCGCAGGCCTTCTCGTTCAACATCGCCTCGGTCAGCGGGGCCGGCGCCGTCACCCTGCAGAAGGGCGGGCGTGAGGTCAAGGAGAGGCGTTCGTTCAGCCTGCTCGGCGGCATGTGCCCGCGCTGCGAGGGCCGCGGCCAGGTCAACGACATCGACCTTTCCCAGCTGTACGACGAGGAGAAGTCGCTCAACGAGGGCGCGATCACCATCCCCGGGTACAGCATGGAGGGCTGGTACGGGCGGATCTTCCGCGGCGTCGGGTACTTCGACCCGGACAAGCCGATCAAGAAGTTCACCAAGAAGGAAATGGACGACCTGCTCTACCGCGAGGCCACCAAGGTCAAGATCGAGGGCATCAACCTCACGTACCTGGGCCTGGTCCCCAACATCAAGAAGTCGTACCTGTCCAAGGACATCGACGCCGTGCAGCCGCACATCCGGGCCTTCATCGAGCGGGTCGCCGTCTTCAAGACCTGCCCGGACTGCGACGGCACCCGGCTCAGCGAGGCCGCCCGGTCGTCGAAGATCAAGGGCATCAGCATCGCCGACGCCTGCGCGATGCAGATCAGCGACCTGGCCGAGTGGGTGCGCGGGCTCGACGAGCCGTCGGTGGCGCCCCTGCTGACGGCGCTGGGCGAAACCCTTGATTCCTTCGTACGGATCGGCCTGGGCTACCTTTCCCTCGACCGCCCCTCGGGCACGCTGTCGGGCGGCGAGGCCCAGCGTACGAAGATGATCCGCCACCTGGGGTCGGCGCTCACCGACGTCACGTACGTCTTCGACGAGCCAACGATCGGCCTGCACCCGCACGACATCCAGCGCATGAACGATCTGCTGCTGCAGCTGCGCGACAAGGGCAACACCGTGCTGGTGGTGGAGCACAAGCCGGAGGCCATCGCGATCGCCGACCACATCGTCGACCTGGGGCCGGGCGCCGGCAGCGGGGGCGGTCAGGTGGTGTTCGAGGGCAGCCTGGACGGGTTGCGGGGCAGCGACACCCTCACCGGCCGCCACCTGGAGTACCGGGCGAAGCTGAAGGAGAAGGTGCGCCAGCCGTCGGGAACGCTCGAGGTGCGCGGCGCGAACAGCCACAACCTGCGCGACGTCGACGTGGACATCCCGCTCGGCGTGCTCGTGGTCGTCACCGGGGTGGCCGGCTCGGGCAAGAGCTCGCTGATCCACGGTTCGGTGGCGCCGCGCGACGGGGTGGTGGCGGTCGACCAGGCGGCGATCCGGGGTTCGCGGCGCAGCAGCCCGGCCACGTACACGAGCCTGCTCGAACCCATCCGTAAGGCGTTCGCGAAGGCCAACGGGGTCAAGCCGGCCCTGTTCAGCGCGAACTCGGAGGGCGCGTGCCCGAACTGCAACGGCGCCGGCGTCATCTACACCGACCTCGGGGTGATGGCGAGCATGGCCACCACCTGCGAGGTGTGTGAGGGCCGGCGGTTCGACGCGTCGGTGCTGGAGTACAAGCTGGGCGGCAAGGACATCAGCGAGGTGCTCGCGATGCCGGTGGTCGAGGCCGAGGAGTTCTTCCGTACGGGCGAGGCGAAGGTGCCGGCCGCGCACGCCATCCTGGTGCGGCTGGCCGACGTGGGTCTGGGCTACCTCAAGCTGGGCCAGCCGCTGACCACCCTCTCCGGCGGCGAGCGGCAGAGGCTCAAGCTGGCCACCCGGATGGGTGAGAAGGGCGGCGTCTACATCCTCGACGAGCCGACCACGGGCCTGCACCTGGCCGACGTGGAGAACCTGCTGGGTCTGCTCGACCGTCTCGTCGAATCGGGCAAGTCGGTCATCGTCATCGAGCACCACCAGGCCGTGATGGCCCACGCCGACTGGATCATCGACCTGGGTCCGGGCGCCGGCCACGACGGCGGCACGATCGTCTTCGAGGGCACTCCGGCCGACCTGGTCGCCGCCCGCTCCACCCTGACCGGCGAGCACCTGGCGGACTACGTGGCACCCTGA
- a CDS encoding phosphotransferase family protein produces the protein MESITKNRQSLDTLRAMVARAYGDDQVPSGTAEWAHELRHGWFNVAYRVRLRDGRHVVFKIAPPPGVEVLTYERGAMANELAALELIRSRTGVPVPAVDFADTSGELGGAGWFSMPYVNADNYGVIRSTLSACEQDKLDVSLGRITRELNTIPGPAFGPLTDPPYATWRSCFVAMVESVLDDGARRGVELDYAGVRALVAAHADCLDAVTEPRFVEWDLWDSNVLTRDGVIVSVIDHERAFYGDPLIEAGFVATQLPSFGNPAAFLRGYGKLALTPGEQARRRLYNLHLTLVMLVETAYRGEPGPQHAGWTRARLTEALAQFR, from the coding sequence ATGGAGAGCATCACCAAGAACCGGCAGTCGCTCGACACGCTGCGGGCGATGGTGGCGCGCGCCTACGGCGACGATCAAGTGCCTTCCGGTACGGCGGAGTGGGCGCACGAGCTGCGGCACGGCTGGTTCAACGTGGCGTACCGGGTGCGCCTGCGCGACGGCCGGCACGTGGTGTTCAAGATCGCCCCGCCGCCCGGGGTCGAGGTGCTGACCTACGAGCGCGGGGCGATGGCGAACGAGCTGGCTGCGCTCGAGCTGATCCGATCCCGTACGGGTGTGCCGGTGCCCGCGGTCGACTTCGCGGACACCTCAGGTGAGCTCGGCGGGGCCGGCTGGTTCTCGATGCCGTACGTGAACGCCGACAACTACGGCGTCATCCGCTCGACGCTGTCCGCCTGTGAGCAGGACAAGCTGGACGTGTCCCTGGGGCGGATCACCCGTGAGCTCAACACGATCCCCGGCCCGGCGTTCGGCCCGCTGACCGACCCTCCGTACGCCACCTGGCGGTCCTGCTTCGTGGCCATGGTCGAGTCCGTGCTGGACGACGGCGCACGCCGGGGCGTCGAGCTGGACTACGCCGGTGTCCGCGCCCTGGTCGCCGCGCACGCGGACTGTCTCGACGCGGTGACCGAGCCCCGGTTCGTCGAGTGGGACCTGTGGGACAGCAACGTCCTGACCCGTGACGGCGTGATCGTCAGCGTCATCGACCACGAACGCGCCTTCTACGGCGACCCCCTGATCGAGGCCGGTTTCGTGGCGACCCAGCTGCCCTCCTTCGGCAACCCGGCCGCCTTCCTCCGCGGCTACGGCAAGCTGGCCCTGACCCCCGGCGAGCAGGCCCGCCGCCGCCTCTACAACCTGCACCTGACCCTGGTCATGCTGGTCGAGACGGCGTACCGCGGCGAGCCCGGACCCCAGCATGCCGGCTGGACCCGGGCCCGCCTCACCGAGGCGCTGGCCCAGTTCCGTTAG
- a CDS encoding cellulose-binding domain-containing protein has product MRLRNYAVAGAAALVAAGMAVAAAPPASAAAACTVEWTTNQWSNGFTAEVQVTNGGSAVTSWTLGWTFAGNQRVTNAWNATVTQTGSAVTAASVGWNGSLATGASARFGFQGTFSGTNAKPTEFAFNGVSCSGSTPTPTPTTPVPTTAAPTTPPPTTPPATTPPPTPGQGCVPTGICDGFENQTGTTPGGNWTISTPDCSGAGTAVIDRTVAHTGTTSLRINGAAGYCNHVFAGNTQILGTAGPVWYVRYWVRHTTALPTSHITTVAMRDSADGNRDLRFGGQNGALQFNRASDDATLPEQSPAGVAQSAPLPTNTWNCVEFKIDGSNGTIETWLNDTSVPGLLNDGVPTHDVDGQWLNRTWRPALTDLRLGWESYGEGADTLWYDDVAVSSQRNGC; this is encoded by the coding sequence GTGCGGCTTCGGAACTATGCGGTGGCGGGGGCTGCGGCGCTGGTCGCAGCCGGTATGGCGGTGGCGGCGGCCCCGCCCGCGTCGGCGGCCGCGGCCTGCACCGTGGAGTGGACGACCAACCAGTGGTCGAACGGGTTCACGGCCGAAGTGCAGGTCACCAACGGCGGCTCGGCGGTCACGTCGTGGACTCTGGGGTGGACGTTCGCGGGGAATCAGCGGGTCACCAACGCCTGGAACGCCACCGTCACCCAGACCGGCAGCGCCGTGACGGCGGCCAGCGTGGGGTGGAACGGGTCCCTCGCCACGGGGGCGTCGGCGCGGTTCGGCTTCCAGGGAACCTTCTCGGGGACGAACGCCAAACCCACCGAGTTCGCCTTCAACGGGGTGTCCTGCAGCGGATCAACCCCGACCCCGACGCCGACAACTCCTGTCCCGACCACGGCCGCGCCGACCACTCCGCCGCCGACCACGCCGCCCGCGACCACCCCGCCGCCCACGCCGGGGCAGGGGTGTGTGCCGACGGGCATCTGTGACGGCTTCGAGAACCAGACCGGCACGACCCCGGGCGGCAACTGGACGATCTCCACCCCGGACTGTTCGGGCGCCGGAACAGCGGTGATCGACCGTACGGTCGCGCACACCGGAACCACCTCGCTGCGCATCAACGGGGCCGCGGGCTACTGCAACCACGTCTTCGCCGGCAACACACAGATCCTCGGCACGGCCGGCCCGGTCTGGTACGTCCGCTACTGGGTGCGGCACACCACCGCGCTGCCGACGTCGCACATCACCACGGTGGCCATGCGTGACTCGGCGGACGGCAACCGGGACCTGCGCTTCGGCGGGCAGAACGGCGCCCTGCAGTTCAACCGGGCCTCCGACGACGCGACCCTGCCCGAGCAGAGCCCGGCCGGCGTGGCCCAGTCGGCGCCGCTGCCCACGAACACGTGGAACTGCGTCGAGTTCAAAATCGACGGCAGCAACGGCACCATCGAGACCTGGCTCAACGACACCTCGGTGCCCGGCCTGCTCAACGACGGCGTCCCCACCCACGACGTCGACGGCCAGTGGCTCAACCGCACGTGGCGCCCGGCCCTGACCGACCTGCGCCTGGGCTGGGAGAGCTACGGCGAGGGCGCCGACACCCTCTGGTACGACGACGTCGCCGTAAGCTCCCAGCGCAACGGCTGCTGA
- a CDS encoding MFS transporter gives MWLLLIGELIMALGIGMTQPYAVVLLHDIRGYSLAVATGIWALGPIVTIAGNAVAGPLIDRRGGRFVMVIGIVLVGISLLALAYGPGLASAMGSVMIGGLGFSFALPALATRLAILTPEKLRARVFTTEYVIMNLGMAIGAAVGGVAFAVWPPDTETGKSVLPMLWVAAAALSVVYIVVTVLAGRQMAPPSDDTDAMSKGGYRRALGNRTLVRILVAAALLSTLGYGIYNAAPSVMALAAADPAALGWAGVANSLAIVVGAPVALRLADRISARSALLCTAGLWGLAWAICVPTVLGGGLGTRAALTVASVLIGFGELLIAGALPTLINGMAPDDLRGRYNALSNLALTVGMAAGPLLTSASAVVDSTVSLLYVAVALAAVASLLLLRRTSVAEAKADGPQS, from the coding sequence GTGTGGCTGTTGCTGATCGGCGAGCTGATCATGGCGCTGGGCATCGGCATGACCCAGCCGTACGCGGTGGTGCTGCTGCACGACATCCGCGGCTACTCGCTGGCCGTGGCCACCGGCATCTGGGCTTTGGGCCCGATCGTCACCATCGCGGGCAACGCCGTCGCGGGGCCATTGATCGACCGCCGGGGCGGCCGGTTCGTCATGGTCATCGGCATTGTGCTAGTCGGAATCAGTCTGCTGGCGCTCGCGTACGGTCCGGGCCTGGCCTCAGCCATGGGCAGTGTCATGATCGGCGGGCTGGGCTTCTCGTTCGCGCTGCCGGCGCTCGCCACGCGGCTGGCGATCCTGACCCCGGAGAAGCTGCGAGCACGCGTTTTCACGACCGAGTACGTGATCATGAATCTCGGCATGGCGATCGGTGCCGCCGTGGGCGGTGTGGCCTTCGCCGTCTGGCCGCCGGACACGGAAACGGGCAAATCCGTACTGCCCATGCTGTGGGTGGCGGCAGCCGCCCTCAGCGTGGTCTACATCGTGGTGACCGTGCTGGCCGGACGTCAGATGGCGCCGCCGTCGGATGACACCGACGCGATGAGCAAGGGCGGGTACCGCCGGGCGCTGGGCAACCGGACGCTCGTGCGTATCCTGGTTGCCGCGGCCCTGCTGTCCACCCTCGGCTACGGCATCTACAACGCCGCTCCGTCAGTGATGGCGCTGGCCGCAGCAGATCCGGCCGCGCTGGGCTGGGCCGGCGTGGCGAACTCCCTGGCCATCGTAGTCGGGGCGCCCGTGGCGCTGCGGCTGGCCGACCGGATCTCCGCGCGCTCGGCGCTGCTCTGCACGGCCGGGCTGTGGGGCTTGGCTTGGGCGATATGCGTGCCCACAGTGCTCGGTGGTGGGCTGGGCACCCGAGCGGCTTTGACCGTCGCGTCGGTCCTGATCGGCTTCGGCGAGCTGCTGATCGCGGGCGCTCTGCCCACCCTGATCAACGGGATGGCGCCCGACGACCTGCGCGGCCGTTACAACGCCCTTTCGAACCTGGCGTTGACCGTCGGCATGGCGGCCGGCCCTTTGCTCACCTCCGCATCCGCCGTCGTCGACTCGACCGTCTCATTGCTCTATGTGGCCGTCGCTCTGGCCGCTGTGGCCTCTCTGCTGCTGTTGCGGAGGACGTCTGTCGCGGAGGCGAAAGCAGACGGGCCGCAGAGCTAA
- a CDS encoding Dyp-type peroxidase, which produces MTEDLHDLEALLADPRQIQGNILQPFDGRHQAFLFLSFASNRTGARAWLAGAADRVDCTADVLEARDGTHIPSGRSLMSVSLTATGLTMLHPEVASDLVPFEAFWKGPLGNRLDDKGQITSTPALLGDIGDSDPTRWVVGGVRRPPVDAMLTMAADDEETLLSRALDEQALAGEAGLSVMPIAAHGADGPRAQVGNVVRNADEKPIEHFGFVEGISNPGVRGVDGAAAGTPDVAAGEFVLGLVGERRPQTLGQRPTPAAWMRGGSFQVFRRLRQDVAGWWDKMEKLSDETTSPEEIAARAVGRRLDGTPLATPGSGDNDFTYADDPDGERTPLYAHIRKMNPRRDEMFRERSHKLLRRGIPYGPPMDRRVPDTAERGMLFNAYMASIEDQFEFLQRCWANDPEFPSSTIAKFDLEPGAAEGRVDGMDPVIGYSAEAAHRRHGESVKGVPPLAFGGFVTTTGSVYAFVPSRAALRLLAANQSLDP; this is translated from the coding sequence ATGACTGAAGACCTGCACGACCTTGAAGCTCTGCTCGCCGACCCGCGGCAGATTCAGGGCAACATCCTGCAACCTTTCGACGGACGTCACCAAGCGTTCCTGTTCCTCTCGTTCGCCAGCAACCGGACCGGAGCGCGTGCGTGGCTGGCCGGCGCGGCCGATCGTGTCGACTGCACCGCCGACGTCCTCGAGGCCCGCGACGGTACCCACATTCCGTCAGGCCGGTCGTTGATGAGCGTCAGCCTCACCGCCACCGGACTGACCATGCTGCACCCGGAGGTCGCATCCGACCTGGTGCCGTTCGAGGCGTTCTGGAAGGGTCCGCTGGGTAACCGGCTCGACGACAAGGGGCAAATCACCAGCACCCCCGCGCTGCTGGGCGACATCGGCGACAGCGACCCGACGAGGTGGGTGGTCGGCGGGGTCCGGCGGCCCCCGGTCGACGCGATGCTCACCATGGCCGCCGACGACGAGGAAACACTTCTTTCCCGCGCACTGGATGAACAGGCCCTCGCCGGCGAAGCGGGACTTTCCGTGATGCCGATTGCCGCTCATGGCGCGGATGGTCCCCGCGCGCAGGTCGGTAACGTCGTTCGCAACGCCGACGAGAAGCCGATCGAGCACTTCGGGTTCGTCGAAGGCATCTCGAATCCCGGTGTGCGGGGAGTGGACGGCGCGGCCGCCGGAACGCCCGACGTGGCGGCGGGCGAGTTTGTGCTCGGCCTGGTCGGCGAACGGCGGCCGCAGACCCTCGGGCAACGGCCCACGCCTGCGGCCTGGATGCGCGGCGGCTCGTTCCAGGTGTTCCGCCGGCTGCGGCAGGACGTGGCCGGGTGGTGGGACAAGATGGAGAAGCTCAGCGACGAGACCACCTCGCCCGAGGAGATCGCCGCGCGGGCAGTGGGCCGCCGCCTCGACGGCACACCGCTGGCCACACCGGGTTCCGGCGACAACGACTTCACCTACGCCGACGACCCCGACGGGGAACGGACCCCGCTCTACGCCCACATCCGCAAGATGAACCCCCGCCGTGATGAGATGTTCCGCGAGCGCAGTCACAAGCTGCTGCGGCGAGGCATTCCGTACGGGCCTCCGATGGACCGCCGCGTGCCCGACACCGCCGAGCGGGGCATGCTGTTCAACGCTTACATGGCCAGCATCGAGGACCAGTTCGAGTTCCTGCAACGCTGCTGGGCGAACGATCCCGAGTTCCCCTCGAGCACGATCGCCAAGTTCGACCTCGAGCCCGGCGCCGCGGAGGGGCGCGTCGACGGCATGGACCCGGTGATCGGCTACAGCGCCGAAGCCGCCCACCGTCGCCACGGCGAAAGCGTCAAGGGCGTGCCACCACTGGCATTCGGCGGCTTTGTCACAACCACCGGCTCGGTCTACGCGTTCGTTCCTTCCCGCGCGGCTTTGCGACTGCTGGCAGCGAACCAGTCCCTCGACCCCTAA